The following proteins come from a genomic window of Streptomyces liliiviolaceus:
- a CDS encoding mandelate racemase/muconate lactonizing enzyme family protein has product MRITGISTHVVGTPWRNLTYVQVHTDEGITGVGETRMLGHTDALIGYLREAQANHILGSDPFAVEDLVRRMKYGDYGRAGEIVMSGIAVIEMACWDIKGKALGVPVWQLLGGKVTDRVKAYANGWYTTERTPEAYHKAAQEVVARGYKALKIDPFGTGHFELDHEQSLYSVSLIEAVRDAIGPDTELMLEMHGRFSPATAIRLAHELAPFKPAWLEEPVPPENLKALEKVAAKVDIPVATGERIHDRIEFRELFESQAVDIIQPDVGHLGGIWETRKLAATAEAHYVLVAPHNVGGPVLTAASLQVGFSSPNFKILEHFNDFADADIKKIVKGAPQVVDGYFELSHEPGLGVELDTDAAAEFPQQQARFDLWADGWEQRKPKGATK; this is encoded by the coding sequence GTGCGCATCACCGGAATCAGCACACACGTGGTCGGGACGCCTTGGCGCAACCTGACCTATGTCCAGGTGCACACCGACGAGGGCATCACCGGGGTCGGTGAGACCCGCATGCTGGGCCACACCGACGCGCTGATCGGCTATCTGCGGGAGGCGCAGGCCAATCACATTCTCGGTTCGGACCCCTTCGCTGTCGAGGACCTCGTCCGCCGTATGAAGTACGGCGACTACGGGCGCGCCGGCGAGATCGTCATGTCCGGTATCGCCGTGATCGAGATGGCGTGCTGGGACATCAAGGGCAAGGCCCTGGGCGTGCCCGTGTGGCAGCTGCTCGGCGGCAAGGTCACCGACCGCGTGAAGGCGTACGCGAACGGCTGGTACACCACCGAGCGCACTCCGGAGGCGTACCACAAGGCGGCCCAGGAGGTCGTGGCGCGCGGGTACAAGGCGCTGAAGATCGACCCCTTCGGGACGGGTCACTTCGAGCTGGACCACGAGCAGTCGCTGTACTCGGTCTCGCTGATCGAGGCGGTCCGGGACGCGATCGGTCCGGACACCGAGCTGATGCTGGAGATGCACGGCCGCTTCTCGCCGGCCACGGCGATCCGGCTCGCGCACGAGCTCGCGCCCTTCAAGCCCGCGTGGCTGGAGGAGCCGGTGCCGCCGGAGAACCTGAAGGCGCTGGAGAAGGTGGCGGCGAAGGTCGACATCCCGGTCGCGACCGGCGAGCGCATTCACGATCGCATCGAGTTCCGCGAGCTCTTCGAGAGCCAGGCCGTGGACATCATCCAGCCGGACGTCGGCCACCTCGGCGGCATCTGGGAGACCCGGAAGCTGGCGGCGACCGCCGAGGCCCACTACGTCCTCGTGGCGCCCCACAACGTGGGTGGCCCGGTGCTGACCGCCGCCTCCCTCCAGGTCGGCTTCTCCTCCCCCAACTTCAAGATCCTCGAACACTTCAACGACTTCGCGGACGCGGACATCAAGAAGATCGTGAAGGGCGCCCCGCAGGTCGTCGACGGCTACTTCGAGCTGTCGCACGAGCCGGGTCTGGGCGTCGAGCTGGACACGGACGCGGCGGCGGAGTTCCCGCAGCAGCAGGCGCGCTTCGACCTGTGGGCGGACGGCTGGGAGCAGCGCAAGCCGAAGGGTGCCACCAAGTGA
- a CDS encoding SCO2400 family protein: protein MDYCLPCQRHLNGALACPGCGTPAEASRESAASPDDREDADGRDDAADEADEDDGDEPEGGAGRRARRGRGTRGGSRGVRANRRDRKAALHRRRRRRVLLVGAGLLLAAGGLSLAELGIEAPSSEPKASAAGEASAGSSASADGASASGGGGAGAPGVSPSASESEKSKKSKKDKDDDEKDDKDDKGTESADPSATATAGPASSAPASVPSAPEESDPGTQDPDPTTDAPDPDPEPTPTESSCDRFLWWCT, encoded by the coding sequence ATGGACTACTGCCTCCCGTGCCAACGGCACCTCAATGGCGCCCTCGCTTGCCCGGGGTGCGGTACACCGGCCGAAGCGAGCCGAGAGAGCGCGGCCTCCCCGGACGACCGCGAGGACGCCGACGGGCGGGACGACGCGGCGGACGAGGCGGACGAGGACGACGGCGACGAACCGGAGGGCGGCGCGGGCCGCCGGGCCCGGCGCGGACGCGGCACGCGCGGCGGGAGCCGGGGGGTGCGGGCGAACCGGCGCGACCGGAAGGCGGCGCTGCACCGGCGCCGGCGTCGGCGCGTGCTGCTCGTGGGGGCGGGGCTGCTGCTCGCGGCCGGCGGGCTGAGCCTGGCCGAACTGGGCATAGAAGCGCCGTCCTCGGAACCGAAGGCGTCCGCGGCGGGGGAGGCGTCCGCCGGGTCCTCGGCCTCCGCGGACGGGGCGTCGGCGTCCGGGGGAGGCGGTGCCGGGGCGCCGGGGGTGTCGCCCTCCGCCTCGGAGTCGGAGAAGTCGAAGAAGTCCAAGAAGGACAAGGACGACGACGAGAAGGACGACAAGGACGACAAGGGGACGGAATCGGCCGATCCGTCGGCGACGGCGACGGCCGGTCCGGCGTCCTCGGCCCCGGCCTCCGTCCCGTCCGCCCCCGAGGAGTCGGATCCGGGTACGCAGGATCCTGATCCCACGACGGACGCGCCGGACCCCGACCCGGAACCGACCCCCACGGAGTCGTCGTGCGACCGCTTCTTGTGGTGGTGCACGTAA
- a CDS encoding MarR family winged helix-turn-helix transcriptional regulator, which yields MATQKTPSFDPLTLEVVDLIGTVVARYHEEYEEAAAEHALTGAQARLLSLLSLEPLPMRRLAQKLKCEPSNVTGIVDRLEARGLAERRPDPSDRRVKLAAVTEEGRAVARSLRLSLRFAREPLATLSREERVALRGLLLRMLNGPTPD from the coding sequence ATGGCCACACAGAAGACTCCCTCGTTCGACCCACTGACCCTTGAGGTCGTCGACCTCATCGGCACGGTCGTGGCCCGTTACCACGAGGAGTACGAGGAGGCGGCGGCGGAGCATGCGCTGACGGGGGCGCAGGCGCGGCTGCTGAGCCTGTTGTCGCTGGAGCCGCTGCCGATGCGGCGGCTGGCGCAGAAGCTGAAGTGCGAGCCGTCGAACGTGACCGGGATCGTGGACCGGCTGGAGGCACGGGGGCTGGCGGAGCGACGGCCGGACCCGTCCGATCGGCGCGTGAAACTGGCCGCCGTGACGGAGGAGGGGCGGGCTGTCGCGCGGAGTCTGCGGTTGTCCCTGCGGTTCGCTCGGGAGCCGTTGGCGACGTTGTCGCGGGAGGAGCGGGTGGCTCTGCGGGGCCTGCTGCTCCGCATGCTGAACGGACCCACCCCCGACTGA
- a CDS encoding NADP-dependent oxidoreductase yields the protein MTDTAELPATSREWHLVSRPVGVPKPEDFALVEADLKQPGPDQIVVRNKHLSVDPYMRGRMSAAKSYVAPYELGKVMLGGAVGEVVASNADGVSVGDHVLHGFGWREYAVFDAKHAVKVDPGAAPLSTYLGALGMTGLTAYAGLLRTASFQEGDSVFVSGAAGAVGSQVGQIAKLKGASRVIGSAGSDEKVRLLVEEYGFDAAFNYKSGPVSEQLRKAAPDGVDVYFDNVGGDHLEAAIGSLNLRGRIAVCGMISVYNNTEPAAGPKNLARLIATRGRIQGFLVGDHYDLQPQFVQEVGPWVASGELKYRETVVEGIENNLEAFLGVLRGDNTGKMIVTL from the coding sequence ATGACCGACACAGCCGAGCTCCCCGCCACCAGCCGCGAATGGCACCTCGTCAGCCGCCCGGTCGGCGTCCCGAAGCCCGAGGACTTCGCCCTGGTCGAGGCCGACCTGAAGCAGCCCGGCCCGGACCAGATCGTGGTGCGCAACAAGCACCTCTCCGTGGACCCGTACATGCGCGGCCGGATGAGCGCCGCGAAGTCGTACGTCGCCCCCTACGAGCTGGGCAAGGTCATGCTGGGCGGCGCGGTCGGCGAGGTCGTCGCCTCGAACGCGGACGGCGTCTCCGTCGGCGACCACGTCCTGCACGGCTTCGGCTGGCGCGAATACGCCGTCTTCGACGCCAAGCACGCCGTCAAGGTGGACCCCGGGGCTGCGCCCCTGAGCACGTACCTCGGCGCGCTCGGCATGACCGGCCTCACTGCGTACGCGGGCCTGCTGCGCACCGCGTCCTTCCAGGAGGGCGACTCCGTCTTCGTGTCCGGCGCGGCCGGCGCCGTCGGTAGCCAGGTCGGCCAGATCGCCAAGCTCAAGGGCGCCTCGCGGGTCATCGGCTCGGCCGGTTCCGACGAGAAGGTCAGGCTGCTGGTGGAGGAGTACGGCTTCGACGCCGCCTTCAACTACAAGAGCGGCCCCGTGAGCGAGCAGCTCCGGAAGGCCGCCCCGGACGGCGTCGACGTCTACTTCGACAACGTCGGCGGCGACCACCTTGAGGCCGCCATCGGCTCCCTCAACCTGCGTGGCCGTATCGCCGTGTGCGGAATGATCTCCGTCTACAACAACACGGAGCCGGCGGCGGGTCCGAAGAACCTCGCGCGCCTCATCGCGACGCGGGGGCGGATCCAGGGGTTCCTCGTCGGGGACCACTACGACCTGCAGCCGCAGTTCGTGCAGGAGGTCGGGCCGTGGGTCGCCTCGGGCGAACTCAAGTACCGGGAGACGGTCGTCGAGGGCATCGAGAACAACCTTGAGGCGTTCCTCGGGGTCCTGCGAGGCGACAACACGGGCAAAATGATCGTGACGCTCTGA
- a CDS encoding serine hydrolase domain-containing protein, whose product MAQEIHGTVAEGFEAVREEFASVVAAERPDYAGQLSAYVRGRRVVDLWTGADTDGDTLFGVFSSSKGAAHLVVALLVQDGTLELDREVAHYWPEFAAEGKSAVTLRELLAHRAGVVGSDAGFTLDELADDRVIAERLAGQRPFWRPGTAFGYHALVIGALTGEVVRRATGRTLQEVYEERVRAPYGLGFHLGLPESEEHRYLSVRPMAPTPPEQALLDATPRGPHTLASIAFNEHVPGAVPLVDFPNSRAVRALGQASAGGVASARGLAGMYAAAVGEVNGRAALLKPDTVAEVGQIHSVGYDLVARAHKSYGLGFQATADMWHPFLGAGAFGHSGAGGSQGFADPRSGLAYGYTRRRIAFPGGAAPENQRLVLAVHGGALALA is encoded by the coding sequence ATGGCACAGGAGATCCACGGCACCGTCGCCGAAGGCTTCGAGGCGGTGCGCGAGGAGTTCGCGTCCGTCGTCGCCGCCGAACGTCCCGATTACGCGGGCCAGTTGAGCGCGTACGTACGGGGGCGGCGGGTCGTCGATCTGTGGACCGGCGCGGACACCGACGGCGACACGCTGTTCGGTGTCTTCTCCTCCTCGAAGGGGGCGGCCCATCTGGTGGTCGCCCTGCTCGTGCAGGACGGCACGCTGGAACTGGATCGCGAAGTGGCGCACTACTGGCCGGAGTTCGCGGCGGAGGGCAAGTCGGCGGTGACCCTTCGGGAACTGCTGGCGCACCGGGCGGGAGTGGTCGGGTCGGACGCGGGCTTCACCCTCGACGAACTGGCCGACGACCGGGTGATCGCCGAACGGCTCGCCGGCCAGCGGCCGTTCTGGCGGCCCGGCACGGCCTTCGGCTACCACGCGCTGGTGATCGGCGCGCTCACGGGCGAGGTCGTCCGGCGGGCCACCGGCCGTACGCTCCAGGAGGTCTACGAGGAGCGGGTCCGCGCCCCGTACGGGCTGGGCTTCCATCTGGGGCTGCCCGAGTCGGAGGAGCACCGGTACCTGTCGGTGCGGCCGATGGCGCCGACGCCGCCGGAGCAGGCGCTGCTGGACGCGACGCCCCGGGGGCCGCACACGCTGGCCTCGATCGCGTTCAACGAGCATGTGCCGGGTGCCGTGCCGCTGGTGGACTTCCCCAACTCCCGCGCGGTACGGGCCCTCGGGCAGGCGTCGGCCGGTGGGGTCGCCTCCGCGCGCGGGCTCGCCGGGATGTACGCGGCAGCGGTCGGGGAGGTGAACGGGCGCGCGGCGCTGCTCAAGCCGGACACGGTCGCGGAGGTGGGGCAGATCCACTCCGTGGGGTACGACCTGGTGGCGCGGGCGCACAAGTCGTACGGGCTCGGCTTCCAGGCCACGGCCGACATGTGGCATCCGTTCCTGGGGGCGGGGGCCTTCGGGCACAGTGGGGCGGGCGGGTCGCAGGGGTTCGCCGATCCGCGGAGTGGGTTGGCGTACGGGTACACGCGGCGGCGGATCGCGTTCCCGGGCGGCGCGGCACCGGAGAACCAGCGGTTGGTTCTGGCGGTCCACGGGGGCGCGTTGGCGCTGGCCTGA
- a CDS encoding M14 family zinc carboxypeptidase, which yields MRLPRPVLIATATATAAAALLLAPNGAVADPTPRPGAPVREGSGPSDGARAAGAPESAADRALTAPVTGLAPDAGAVRGYPREQVLAPDPENPADKSIKLGLAPYHSLAPRLNALQRLGDRVSVEVAGRSAGGHRLFLVTVTAPESDRQARAQERLRELIENAPVAAAEDPAVKRDYKTPVFFNNNIHGNEWEGTDASLKLIEKLATAQDASTADLLAHHRVYFNITANPDGRIAGTRANANGFDLNRDFVTASQPEVRAMRQIAIDKQPALMVDLHGYVNGTLIEPTTPPHGENYEYDLFLKNTYANALGMEAAVNGLGYTPERDGVEPAQIPFRDQEEGWDDWPPIFTPQYMPFHGTVAAHTVEFPMAVNNDEYDDLPVTELRRRASINVAIAGAAMRASLDYARTHRASLVADQIEVFRRSVTGAAQVPVSPETVPDVPGIGPEDVYTTDFPRAYVIPAGAASQRSAPAAARLIDHLLANDVQVRQATRDFRLGGKAYAKGSYVVDLRQPKRGMANVMLADGRDISDKVSVMYDISGWSLGRLWGATVDAVRTSELAVPDRAVRAAAKVGYVAPGGTQQSRLRLRLDDAREIAALNSLLAQGISVRRVADGSAIVPASARAKAAVAARTYDVAFDATKESGGAPLRRVRVAAAVTPGELFALREMDFDVVPVSTAILNAGFDWSRADVLFASSGLDPADLTPAARTALNTFLGRKGLVGRGAAGAALNTSAGLLPVEAVEGNPDANGVVRVVNSSGGGVTAGAPDHGFVYAPVWFTGLGAGVRVEQSYAGGAGGNPLVSGHWRALEDGSGGPAQAAGRASVVSGPHAVLFGTEPLFRDHPKGEFAQVARALLTVS from the coding sequence GTGCGCCTGCCGAGACCCGTCCTGATCGCCACGGCCACCGCCACCGCGGCGGCCGCGCTCCTGCTCGCCCCGAACGGCGCCGTCGCCGATCCGACGCCCCGCCCGGGGGCGCCGGTCCGCGAGGGCTCCGGCCCCTCGGACGGCGCCCGCGCCGCCGGGGCGCCCGAGAGCGCCGCCGACCGCGCGCTGACCGCCCCGGTCACCGGACTCGCCCCCGACGCCGGAGCCGTACGCGGCTATCCGCGCGAGCAGGTCCTCGCCCCGGACCCGGAGAACCCGGCCGACAAGTCCATCAAGCTGGGCCTGGCCCCGTACCACTCCCTCGCGCCGAGGCTGAACGCGCTGCAGCGTCTCGGCGACCGGGTGAGTGTGGAGGTCGCGGGCCGGTCGGCCGGTGGGCACCGGCTGTTTCTGGTCACCGTCACCGCGCCGGAGTCCGACCGGCAGGCGCGTGCCCAGGAGCGGCTGCGCGAGCTGATCGAGAACGCGCCCGTCGCCGCCGCCGAGGACCCCGCCGTCAAGCGTGACTACAAGACGCCGGTCTTCTTCAACAACAACATCCACGGCAACGAGTGGGAGGGCACGGACGCCTCCCTCAAGCTGATCGAGAAGCTCGCCACGGCCCAGGACGCGTCCACCGCCGATCTCCTCGCCCACCACCGCGTGTACTTCAACATCACCGCGAACCCGGACGGCCGTATCGCCGGCACCCGCGCGAACGCCAACGGCTTCGACCTGAACCGGGACTTCGTGACCGCCTCGCAGCCCGAGGTACGGGCGATGCGGCAGATCGCGATCGACAAGCAGCCCGCGCTCATGGTCGACCTGCACGGTTACGTCAACGGCACCCTGATCGAGCCGACGACTCCTCCGCACGGCGAGAACTACGAGTACGACCTGTTCCTGAAGAACACCTACGCCAACGCCCTCGGCATGGAGGCCGCCGTCAACGGCCTCGGCTACACGCCGGAGAGGGACGGGGTGGAACCGGCTCAGATCCCCTTCCGGGACCAGGAGGAGGGCTGGGACGACTGGCCGCCGATCTTCACCCCGCAGTACATGCCCTTCCACGGCACGGTCGCCGCGCACACGGTCGAGTTCCCGATGGCGGTGAACAACGACGAGTACGACGACCTGCCCGTCACCGAGCTGCGCCGCCGCGCGTCGATCAACGTGGCCATCGCGGGCGCGGCGATGCGCGCGAGCCTCGACTACGCGCGCACGCACCGCGCTTCACTCGTCGCCGACCAGATCGAGGTGTTCCGCCGGAGCGTGACGGGCGCGGCCCAGGTCCCGGTCTCGCCGGAGACGGTGCCGGACGTCCCGGGCATCGGCCCGGAGGACGTCTACACGACCGACTTCCCCCGCGCGTACGTGATTCCGGCGGGCGCGGCCTCCCAGCGCTCGGCACCGGCCGCGGCCCGGCTCATCGACCACCTGCTCGCCAACGACGTACAGGTCCGGCAGGCCACACGGGACTTCAGGCTCGGCGGGAAGGCGTACGCGAAGGGCTCGTACGTCGTCGATCTGCGGCAGCCCAAGCGCGGCATGGCCAATGTGATGCTGGCGGACGGGCGGGACATCAGTGACAAGGTGTCGGTGATGTACGACATCTCCGGCTGGAGCCTCGGCCGCCTGTGGGGCGCGACCGTCGACGCCGTACGGACCTCGGAGCTCGCCGTGCCGGACCGGGCGGTGCGCGCCGCCGCGAAGGTGGGGTACGTGGCGCCCGGCGGCACACAGCAGTCCCGACTGCGGCTGCGCCTCGACGACGCCCGGGAGATCGCGGCACTCAACTCCTTGCTAGCACAGGGTATTTCGGTGCGGCGGGTGGCCGACGGGAGTGCGATCGTGCCCGCGTCGGCCCGTGCGAAGGCCGCGGTCGCCGCGCGGACGTACGACGTGGCCTTCGACGCGACGAAGGAGAGCGGCGGCGCCCCGCTGCGGAGGGTCCGGGTGGCCGCGGCGGTCACACCGGGTGAGCTGTTCGCGCTGCGGGAGATGGACTTCGACGTGGTCCCGGTGTCCACGGCGATCCTGAACGCGGGCTTCGACTGGTCGCGGGCGGACGTCCTGTTCGCGTCCTCGGGGCTGGATCCGGCGGACCTCACCCCGGCCGCGCGCACCGCGCTGAACACCTTCCTGGGCCGGAAGGGGCTGGTGGGCCGCGGAGCCGCCGGAGCGGCGCTCAACACCTCGGCCGGGCTGCTCCCGGTCGAGGCGGTGGAGGGCAATCCGGACGCCAACGGCGTGGTGCGCGTGGTCAATTCGTCCGGCGGCGGGGTGACCGCGGGCGCCCCCGACCACGGTTTCGTCTACGCGCCGGTGTGGTTCACGGGCCTCGGTGCCGGGGTGCGCGTGGAACAGTCGTACGCGGGCGGGGCCGGCGGGAATCCGCTCGTCTCCGGGCACTGGCGTGCGCTGGAGGACGGCAGCGGCGGGCCCGCGCAGGCCGCGGGACGGGCCTCGGTGGTGAGCGGGCCGCATGCCGTGCTGTTCGGCACGGAGCCGCTCTTCCGCGATCATCCCAAGGGAGAATTCGCGCAGGTCGCGCGGGCCTTGCTGACGGTGTCCTGA
- a CDS encoding serine/threonine-protein kinase: MATIPSLPSRDDVARIARSTTDITGQLLDTAGNLTRIAVNTFDPRDGSGAEVLRVLRETTAELAEASASPQAQEAFYRMVDTLTRLGTSGAPLAVHPVSEPARALLTALGDSLLPLLDAVEPAVEEAAEALGELVDASSPLLPGAAGVAAGTLLVLAPVIRAAAEVLRDSSPELRRIADALTSAVAPLLPVQVALAERAVGAGAGVVRAVVPPLADLTEVAVAGFRAGRPLLVAGEEMVVSGLEQLQPLLLASAGWAGRVARAASVRVSAAVSPAAGSAVVVTGHPT; the protein is encoded by the coding sequence ATGGCAACGATCCCGTCGCTCCCCAGCAGGGACGACGTCGCGCGTATCGCGCGCAGCACGACCGACATCACCGGCCAGCTCCTGGACACCGCGGGCAACCTCACCCGTATCGCCGTCAACACCTTCGACCCGAGGGACGGTTCGGGGGCGGAGGTGCTGCGGGTACTGCGCGAGACGACCGCCGAACTGGCCGAGGCCAGTGCGTCGCCCCAGGCGCAGGAGGCGTTCTACCGGATGGTCGACACGCTGACGCGGCTGGGGACGAGCGGGGCGCCGCTCGCCGTCCACCCGGTCAGCGAACCGGCCCGGGCGCTGCTCACCGCGCTCGGGGACAGCCTGCTGCCGCTCCTCGACGCGGTGGAGCCCGCGGTGGAGGAGGCGGCGGAGGCGCTCGGCGAACTGGTGGACGCGTCGTCGCCGCTGCTGCCCGGGGCGGCGGGGGTGGCGGCCGGCACGCTGCTGGTGCTCGCGCCGGTGATCCGGGCAGCGGCGGAGGTGTTACGGGACTCGTCGCCCGAACTGCGGCGTATCGCCGACGCGTTGACGTCCGCGGTGGCTCCGCTGCTGCCGGTGCAGGTCGCGCTCGCGGAACGGGCCGTGGGGGCGGGGGCGGGGGTCGTACGGGCCGTGGTGCCGCCGCTGGCCGACCTCACGGAGGTGGCCGTGGCCGGCTTCCGGGCGGGGCGGCCGCTGCTGGTCGCGGGGGAGGAGATGGTGGTCTCCGGGCTCGAACAGCTCCAGCCGCTGCTGCTCGCTTCCGCGGGGTGGGCGGGGCGGGTTGCTCGGGCCGCGTCGGTGCGGGTGTCCGCGGCGGTTTCGCCTGCGGCGGGCTCGGCGGTGGTGGTGACGGGCCACCCGACGTGA
- a CDS encoding EI24 domain-containing protein, producing the protein MRDLGVGFRYLMRGQRWVARHGKQFGFGLIPGLITLVLYAAALVALALWGTDFITWATPFADDWSSPWLGLFRGFLTAVLFALALLLSVITFTAATLIIGQPFYESLSEKVDRDVSPDGTAPESGLPLWRELVISTRDSLRIVARALVWGVLLFALGFIPFVGQTVVPVIGFFVTGFFLTEELTAVALQRRDVVLRDRLTLLRSRRMLVWGFGTPLGLAFLVPFVAVFLMPGAVAGATLMARDLLGEETREENEDEDDQAPAGSLGD; encoded by the coding sequence ATGCGTGATCTTGGGGTGGGATTCAGGTACTTGATGCGCGGCCAGCGCTGGGTCGCCAGGCACGGAAAGCAGTTCGGCTTCGGACTGATCCCCGGCCTCATCACCCTCGTCCTGTACGCCGCAGCCCTGGTCGCCCTGGCCCTGTGGGGCACGGACTTCATCACCTGGGCCACCCCCTTCGCCGACGACTGGTCGAGCCCCTGGCTCGGCCTCTTCCGCGGCTTCCTGACGGCGGTCCTCTTCGCGCTCGCCCTGCTCCTGTCCGTCATCACCTTCACCGCCGCCACCCTGATCATCGGCCAGCCCTTCTACGAGAGCCTCTCCGAGAAGGTGGACCGGGACGTGTCCCCGGACGGCACGGCCCCCGAGTCCGGCCTCCCGCTCTGGCGCGAACTGGTCATCTCGACCCGCGACAGCCTCCGTATCGTGGCCAGGGCGCTGGTCTGGGGCGTACTGCTCTTCGCGCTCGGCTTCATCCCGTTCGTCGGACAGACCGTCGTCCCGGTGATCGGCTTCTTCGTCACCGGCTTCTTCCTCACCGAGGAACTGACGGCGGTCGCCCTGCAGCGCCGCGACGTCGTGCTCCGCGACCGCCTCACCCTGCTCCGCTCCCGCAGGATGCTGGTCTGGGGCTTCGGCACCCCGCTGGGCCTCGCCTTCCTCGTCCCCTTCGTCGCCGTCTTCCTGATGCCCGGCGCGGTCGCGGGCGCCACCCTGATGGCCCGCGACCTGCTGGGCGAGGAGACCCGCGAGGAGAACGAGGACGAGGACGACCAGGCCCCCGCGGGCTCCCTCGGCGACTGA
- a CDS encoding pyroglutamyl-peptidase I family protein yields the protein MTHIRVRIGALGLALLAGLAAPPALAAENPAAAPTVEEQRLDRAAPQEILARSGFDTVAPEFARALGRARSYAQAERLVERQGARLWQRAVDRAQGRGPAGGDLSRDDDRPLYWARLGMTREVRQWQPEFGLTEARRAKLLAALERTSRGQDSIRFPHSKSTSASASGSGAASGSKKVKRILVTGFDPFTLDRDVRISNPSGATALALDGTVIRTADGPARIETAVFPVRWQDFADGTVERTLRAHLPHVDLFTTVSQGRVGRIDIERTNGAWRGGFPDNENLSRTETVPVTDPASQPQWTTTTLPYKDIVAADTGRFPVYDNTSVTEIPAGGTDPVVRPEGPTAGSTARAGGGGNYLSNEIAYRATLLRDRLGLAGSLPGGHVHTPVLEFGAGNTDPASGTVTDAQFVRNRLDIIAQVRSILTVAADATQDVTD from the coding sequence TTGACGCACATACGTGTTCGGATCGGTGCCCTCGGCCTGGCTCTGCTGGCCGGACTCGCCGCACCGCCCGCCCTCGCCGCGGAGAACCCCGCGGCCGCGCCCACCGTGGAGGAGCAGCGCCTCGACAGGGCGGCGCCCCAGGAGATCCTCGCCCGGTCCGGATTCGACACGGTGGCACCGGAGTTCGCCCGCGCGCTGGGCAGGGCCCGCTCGTACGCGCAGGCCGAGCGGCTGGTCGAACGGCAGGGCGCCCGGCTGTGGCAGCGGGCGGTGGACCGGGCCCAGGGTCGCGGGCCCGCGGGCGGCGACCTCAGCAGGGACGACGACCGGCCGCTGTACTGGGCCCGGCTCGGTATGACGCGTGAAGTACGGCAGTGGCAGCCGGAGTTCGGGCTCACCGAGGCCCGGCGAGCGAAGCTGCTGGCCGCGCTGGAGCGGACGTCACGGGGCCAGGACTCGATCCGGTTCCCGCACTCCAAGTCCACGTCGGCATCGGCGTCCGGGTCCGGGGCCGCGTCCGGGTCGAAGAAGGTCAAGCGGATCCTGGTGACCGGGTTCGATCCGTTCACGCTGGACCGGGACGTGCGGATCTCCAACCCGTCGGGGGCGACCGCGCTCGCGCTGGACGGCACGGTGATCAGGACGGCGGACGGTCCCGCGCGCATCGAGACGGCCGTCTTCCCGGTCCGCTGGCAGGACTTCGCCGACGGGACGGTGGAGCGGACCCTGCGCGCCCACCTCCCCCATGTCGACCTGTTCACCACGGTCAGCCAGGGCCGGGTGGGCCGTATCGACATCGAGCGGACCAACGGGGCCTGGCGGGGCGGCTTCCCGGACAACGAGAACCTCTCCCGCACCGAGACCGTCCCGGTGACCGACCCGGCCTCGCAGCCGCAGTGGACGACCACGACCCTGCCGTACAAGGACATCGTCGCGGCGGACACGGGACGCTTCCCCGTGTACGACAACACGTCGGTGACCGAGATCCCGGCGGGCGGGACCGATCCCGTCGTACGCCCCGAGGGGCCGACCGCGGGCTCGACGGCACGGGCGGGCGGCGGGGGCAACTACCTGTCCAACGAGATCGCGTACCGCGCGACGCTCCTGCGGGACCGGCTCGGTCTGGCGGGCTCGCTGCCCGGCGGGCACGTCCACACGCCGGTGCTGGAGTTCGGGGCGGGCAACACGGATCCGGCGAGCGGGACGGTCACCGACGCGCAGTTCGTGCGGAACCGGCTGGACATCATCGCCCAGGTGCGGTCGATCCTGACGGTGGCGGCGGACGCGACGCAGGACGTCACCGACTGA
- a CDS encoding TetR/AcrR family transcriptional regulator, protein MTSGAPRSARGTERRAEILRAALEVIAERGYRGASLAAVAERVALTPQGLLHHFPTKEALLVAVLAERDQWDAVPGTGWRLELLGQLVEYNAMRPGIVQTFSALLGESVTEGHPARGFFTQRYEAVRANMAQVLRTEYGERLPSGLTPERAAPLLVAVMDGLQYQWLLAPESVDMPAAFRDFLTLLGEG, encoded by the coding sequence ATGACGAGCGGGGCGCCCAGATCGGCCAGGGGCACGGAGCGGCGTGCGGAGATCCTCCGGGCGGCGCTGGAGGTGATCGCCGAGCGCGGCTACCGCGGCGCGAGCCTCGCGGCGGTCGCCGAGCGGGTCGCCCTCACACCGCAGGGGCTGCTGCACCACTTCCCCACCAAGGAGGCGCTGCTCGTCGCCGTCCTGGCCGAGCGCGACCAGTGGGACGCGGTCCCCGGCACCGGGTGGCGGCTCGAACTGCTCGGCCAGCTCGTGGAGTACAACGCCATGCGGCCCGGGATCGTACAGACCTTCTCGGCGCTGCTCGGCGAGAGCGTCACGGAGGGGCATCCGGCGCGCGGGTTCTTCACCCAGCGGTACGAGGCCGTCCGCGCGAACATGGCACAGGTGCTGCGGACCGAGTACGGGGAGCGGCTGCCGAGCGGGCTCACGCCGGAGCGGGCGGCTCCGCTGCTCGTCGCGGTGATGGACGGGCTGCAGTACCAGTGGCTGCTCGCGCCGGAGTCGGTGGACATGCCGGCGGCGTTCCGGGACTTCCTCACGCTGCTGGGCGAGGGCTGA